Proteins from one Devosia chinhatensis genomic window:
- a CDS encoding sensor histidine kinase: MNLPSPDINTRFSGLSSKLIATIIAVIMLVEIIIYLPSLASFRTTWLEDRLRVGIVAARVLDAVPDVMALPRDLTDRLLLSAGADAIVYRRDGQSQLIELTEPVTPERAVTADLRQRDLPSQIAGALDTLFAGPGRTLRIVGEGDSNESLVELLMPEDPLRRDMLDYSRSIVLVSLGIAAVTAFALYMLVSTLFIDPVLRLTANMLAFRKAPENGALILNPSTRRDEIGILERELAAMESELFALLRQRRHLADLGLAVAKINHDLRNTLTAAQLLSDQVATLDDPKVQRLAPRLVLTLDKAIGFAQSVLDYGRESVLPPQMTPVPLRALVTDAAFEARVTDNPSLVFDNNVAEDFQIYADAGQIGRLLVNLLKNGREALEGLNGDAPDRRITVQAEAKGGEAMISVIDNGPGLPPRARENLFVAFEGSVRSGGTGLGLAIAREIAEAHGGRIALATVEKGTRFDVVLPLGQPGA, encoded by the coding sequence CGACCATCATCGCAGTCATCATGCTCGTGGAAATCATCATCTATCTCCCGTCCCTTGCCAGTTTTCGCACCACTTGGCTCGAGGACCGGTTGCGCGTGGGTATCGTGGCGGCGCGCGTGCTCGATGCCGTCCCCGATGTCATGGCGCTGCCGCGCGATCTGACCGATCGCCTCCTGCTCTCGGCGGGTGCCGATGCGATCGTCTATCGTCGCGATGGGCAGAGCCAGTTGATCGAGCTGACCGAGCCAGTAACCCCCGAGCGTGCCGTAACCGCAGATCTTCGCCAGCGCGATCTGCCCAGCCAGATTGCGGGCGCCCTCGACACCTTGTTTGCCGGCCCGGGACGCACCTTGCGTATTGTGGGGGAGGGCGACTCGAACGAAAGCCTTGTCGAGCTGCTTATGCCCGAAGATCCGCTCCGTCGGGACATGCTCGACTATTCCCGCAGCATCGTTCTGGTGTCTCTGGGCATCGCAGCGGTCACTGCCTTTGCGCTCTACATGCTGGTCAGCACCTTATTCATCGATCCCGTGCTGCGACTGACGGCCAACATGCTGGCCTTTCGCAAGGCGCCGGAAAATGGTGCCCTGATTCTCAACCCATCGACACGCCGGGACGAAATCGGCATCCTCGAGCGCGAACTGGCCGCCATGGAGAGCGAGCTCTTTGCCTTGCTGCGTCAGCGGCGCCACCTGGCCGACCTCGGGCTGGCCGTCGCCAAGATCAACCACGACCTGCGCAATACGCTCACGGCAGCGCAATTGCTGTCGGACCAGGTGGCCACGCTGGACGATCCCAAGGTCCAGCGTCTGGCGCCGAGATTGGTTCTGACCCTGGACAAGGCCATCGGCTTTGCCCAGTCGGTGCTGGATTACGGGCGCGAATCGGTGTTGCCGCCGCAGATGACACCCGTCCCGCTGCGGGCATTGGTCACCGATGCTGCCTTCGAGGCGAGGGTCACGGACAATCCCTCGCTTGTCTTTGACAATAATGTTGCCGAGGATTTCCAGATCTATGCTGATGCCGGGCAGATCGGGCGGCTTTTGGTAAATCTGCTCAAGAACGGTCGGGAAGCGCTTGAAGGCCTCAATGGCGATGCACCGGACCGTCGCATTACCGTGCAGGCCGAGGCGAAAGGCGGGGAGGCCATGATCTCGGTCATCGACAACGGACCGGGATTGCCGCCGCGCGCGCGCGAAAACCTCTTTGTCGCCTTTGAGGGGTCGGTGCGCTCGGGCGGTACGGGCCTGGGGCTCGCCATTGCCCGCGAGATTGCCGAGGCGCATGGCGGCCGTATCGCCCTCGCCACTGTGGAAAAAGGCACGCGCTTCGACGTGGTGCTGCCGCTTGGTCAGCCTGGTGCATGA